The DNA segment GAGCTTGTTCATCCGCAGGCCGCGCCGGCTGGTCTCGCCGTCGAAGATCGGTGTGCCCGGCAGCCCGAACCGGTCGGGCGCGGTGTCGCTCATGGACGTTCCTCTCTGGCGGGCGCCCGTGGCGGTGCCCGCGGTCACGTGCGCTCCTGCGGGTGGGTGGCCAGCGCCTCGACCGTGACGTCGAGCCAGGGTGCCATCGGCAGCGACATCAGCGCGTCGTGCAGCGCCGCCGGGTCCGCGGCCTCGTAGAGCCCGACGGTCGCGTTCCGGCCGGGCACCCGCCACAACCGCTTCAGCACCCCGGCGGCGCGCAGCTCCACCGCCCGCGCGCGCTCGGCGGTCCGCAGCTCCTCCCGCCGCTCGGCGGGCGTCTCGGGGGGCAACCGGTTCTCCGACCGGACCAGGAACTCCACGTCAGGCCTCCTTCTCCGCGGCGAGGGCCGGCACCCGGCCGGCCAGGTCGAGCAGCGCGTCGGCCAGCTCCGCGGGGGCGGTGACCATCGCCTCGTGGCCGGTGGCCAGCTCGCGCACCGGCCAGCCGCGCTCGCGGGCGCGGTCGGCCTGGCCGGCGAACACCCGCATCCAGCTGACGCACTCGACGAAGCCGGCCGGGACGGCGTCGACCGCGCCGGTCAGCCGCAGCGGGTCGGTGTAGGTCTTCCACGGGTGCGGCGTCAGCTTCGGCAGCAACCAGTCGACGTCGGCCTGCTCGGTCACCCCGAGCACCGACAGCTTGCGCACCGGCACCAGCCAGCCGAAGCCCTGCTCGGCCGCGGACTCCGCCCAGTGGTGCTCCACGGTGGCCGGCAGCAGGTCCCGCGCCGCCTCGCCGTCGTCGCCGACGAAGGCGTCCAGGTAGACCCGCTGGGCGATGGCCCCGGGCAGCCGGTCGGCCACCGCGGTCACCACCTGCCCCGCGTAGCTGTGCCCCACCAGGACGACGTCGGTGAGCCCGAGCACCTCGACCAGCCGGACGACGTCCTCGACGTGGGTGTCCAGGCCCACCAGCGGGGAGAGCAGGTGCCCGCGCTCGGACAGCCCGGTCAGCGTGGGGGCGTGCACCTCGTGCCCGGCCGCG comes from the Modestobacter italicus genome and includes:
- a CDS encoding muconolactone Delta-isomerase family protein, yielding MEFLVRSENRLPPETPAERREELRTAERARAVELRAAGVLKRLWRVPGRNATVGLYEAADPAALHDALMSLPMAPWLDVTVEALATHPQERT
- a CDS encoding alpha/beta hydrolase; translated protein: MTTFVLVHGAWHGGWCWDRVAPLLRAAGHEVHAPTLTGLSERGHLLSPLVGLDTHVEDVVRLVEVLGLTDVVLVGHSYAGQVVTAVADRLPGAIAQRVYLDAFVGDDGEAARDLLPATVEHHWAESAAEQGFGWLVPVRKLSVLGVTEQADVDWLLPKLTPHPWKTYTDPLRLTGAVDAVPAGFVECVSWMRVFAGQADRARERGWPVRELATGHEAMVTAPAELADALLDLAGRVPALAAEKEA